The stretch of DNA CGCTTTCAATGAACACTTTATGGCAGAGATTTCTGCCAAGTACGCTTACGACCTAACTTGCTGGAAAAATCACCCGGCTTACGCAGAACTCAGGACTTACGGCGCTTTAGCTGCCTGATTTCTGTTCACAGTATTGATCAAGGTGCATTTGGAAAAATTCGCCTGCAAAATATACCGCGACACTCGAACTTCAGCTCACGACAGCGGTGTGGACTTGTCCACGAATTTTGGCGTTGTTTACCAGATAAAGAAGCTCAAGGTCTACAATCAGACAACCGCTGACAACATTTATGCGGAATTGAAGCTGAATTTTGACAGCGAAAGACTTAGCGATGGGAATGTGATTCTGGTGATAGACGACATCTCGAAAGAGATCAAAAATTACCTCATCAACATGAAAATCCAGTCAATCAGCAAAAGCGACATACTGAAATTAGCGAGTCAGTTCGAAGACCTTGAGGACAGGGAAAAGGTCTTAAGAATCATCTACGAAGAGTTTAGAAGAGAGTACTCAAGCACGGTTAATAGCAGAAGGTCATAGCAGGCGACTGGATTCCGGCCCTGTGTGTTTTTGATGACCTACGATGACGACGCGCAAATCCGCGAGTTGGCGCAAGCCAATGGCTTTGAGTTGAAAGCCGTAGCAATGAAAAACAACCATCATGCCGAGATGACGGAACTCTTGATCGGACGCAACCTGGGATGGTTGGATGCTACCGGCTGAGCGCAAGCGACAAAACAATGCACTCCGAAAACATCACCGCTCTTATCCTGGCTTACCTGCTCGGCTCGATTCCATGCGGCTATCTCATCGTCAAATTCAGCAGCGGCTCCGACATTCGTGAAGTTGGCAGTGGCGGCACCGGCGCGACCAACGTCTCACGCAAGGCGGGCAAAGGCGCGGGCGTGCTGACGCTCGTGCTGGATGCGCTGAAAGGGTTCATAGCCGTGTGGGTAGCGCGCTGGTTGGGCGGTGATGCCCAAGCTGGATGGATTGTCGCGGGCGCGGCAGTGTTGGCGGTGATTGGGCATTGCTTCCCGGTTTGGTTGAAATTCAAAGCGGGCAAGGGCGTGGCGACGGGGTTGGGGGTGTTTCTGGCGATTGTGCCGTGGGCGGTGCTGGCTTCGTTTGTGGTGTTCGCGTTGATCGTTTGGCGGACGCGCTATGTGTCGCTGGGGTCAATTTGCGCAGCGGCTTCCATTCCGCTGTGGGCGTGGTTGCAGCATCAGTTTTGGCAGCCAGTGCCGGACTTTGTGCCCACACTAACTGCGCTGTGCGTGGCGGCGGCCATCATCATTGCCAAGCACGCCGAGAACATTCAGCGCTTGCTGGCTGGGAAAGAGAATAAATTCGGCGCGGCGCGTTCCTGAGCTTTTGCGCGGGCGCAAGCGAAAGTTGTGCTTTGGCGGCAGATGGCACTGACTTGACGCGCCGCTTGCTGATGCGCGCGGTACCGCACCGATTATTTAATCCTCGCTATGCTCTTCGCCATCGTAATGAAACACGCGCGGCTCGTCTTCCACCCGCGTTTCCAGATGCACGGTGCGGCCCCAGAGTTTGAAAACGTGTTCCAGCACCTTGCGCGCATAGCGGATGTCTAACTCTGAGCCTTCGTACTGATGGGTCAGATAGAGCTCGCGGTTGCGGTGGTAATCGCCCTCGGTCACGACGATGTAAGGGAAGCCGAAGTTGGTCATGTTCGCCACGAGTTGATCGCGCACGCGCTCCCAGCGTTTCTCAGTGACTGTCCATTCCTCTTCGTCCACCAATTCATAGACAAACAAATCCAACTCTTCGCACAACTCTTCTGTGAGGTAATTGCGCAGGAAGGAAATATCGTTGTCGAGTTCGCGCACCTCGAACATTTTGGCGCGGCCCTGACCGAGTTGTCGGCCCAGCTTTTCACGTTCTTCGGCAGTGGGATTGTCCCAGCGGCGTTCGATGTCCTCAAAGATTTTGTAGCCGAGATAATAGGGATTGAGCTGCCCACGATGCGGCGAGACGACGCCGGCATGCAACTCGGCGAATTCGAGATGTTCTTCGGTGGGCAGATCGAGTTCGCGCATGATGCGGGAATGCCAATACGAGGCCCAGCCTTCATTCATGACCTTGGTTTGCATTTGCGGTACGAAATACAGCATCTCATCGTGGATCATGCTCATGATGTCGCGCTGCCAAGGCTGCAAACTGGGCGAGTGCTGCATGATGTACCAGATCAAATCTTTTTCGGGTTGCTGGCTTTCTTTCAGCGCATCGTCTTTGGCTTGGCGTTCGGCGGCGTCGCGTTCTTCGCGGGTGCGCAAATCGTCGTAAGCCCCGACTGGATGATTGGGCGTCTGCACTTCTTTCTCTTCGTCCTTATCGCGCTGGCGGCGGTTCTTTTTGATGTAAAAGTCCGGGTCAATGTGCTCTTCGATGGAAAGCACGGCGTCGAGAAAGTCTTCGACGGTTTTGCGGCCGTATTTGAATTCGTACTCGTTGATGCGGCGCGCGTGCAAGGCGGCGTCATCCACCATGCGGCGATTGGTCGGCGCGAAATAGGCGTTGTGCTTGAAAAAGTCTACGTGGCCCAGCACGTGCGCGATGACCAGTTTGTTTTGCAACAGCGAATTGGTTTCGAGCAGGAAGGCGTAGGACGGATTGGAGTTGATGACGACTTCGTAGATTTTCGACAGGCCGAAATCGTACATCGTCTTCATGCGGTGATACGCCTTGCCGAAAGACCAGTGCGAATAGCGACCCGGCAGCGCATACGAACCGACTTCGTACATCACGCTGGCCGGGACGATTTCGAATTTGGTGGGGAAAGGATCAAGGTCGAATTTGTTGACGGCGATGTCCCAGATTTGTGCGAGCGCTTTTTCGAGTTCGTTGACTTCTCTGTCCATAACACCTCACAGAGTTGTGTTTCACCACTAGGGAACGAAGAGCACGAAGACTGTTGTTTGTAATGAAAAAGGAATGTAGCGGTTTTGCAGCCGCGTAGCGGCGACCTGAGTTTAGCACGGCGTTTCAACGCCGGGAAAGGTCAGTGTCAAATCCGCGTCGCGTCAGCGACGCCTGAATTCAGGCGTCGCTGACGCGACGCGGAACTGTTGTATCGCTTACCGTGGTTTGAAAACCACGGCTAAATTCAACTGTCGCTATGCGACAAAAACGGCAGCACCTTACTTTTCATCACTATCACATGTTCGTTGCACCTTTCGTTGCCGCATGGTTTCAAACCATTGGTAATGCCTATAGCGGTGCCGACTATAGCACAATTTCGTTGCTCGACATTTGCCAGTGGCGATGCGAAGATGCCCGCTAAATCAGGACTTTTTATCATTGCTTGGAGCTAGACGATGTTCGATTACGCTGCCCTGCCGACGGCGGAGTTGCTGGAATTATTGTTCAAAGAAGAAGACCGCGTCACCGCCGCGCACATTGAGGAATTGGTCAAACGCGGCGACGAAGCTTTGCCGCCACTGCGCCAGTATTTGCAGAACGAAGATTACTGGTATGAAGGCAAGGGCGGCGCTTACTGGATCGTCTATCACGCCTGGACGATCCTGGCGCTACACGGCAAACCCGAAGACATCCCCTTGGTGCTGGATAAGCTGATGGATGTCTTTTATGCCGATAGCGAATGGGTGATGGGTTCGTTACCCGCTTTGTTGGCGGCTTTTGGCAAGCCGATTGCGCAACCGTTGATGGATTTCATCCAGCGCGAGCAAAACGGTTACAAAGACAATCAGGATTATGCGCAGGCGCGTTACAAGGCGGCGGCGGCGCTGGCCCGGTTGGGGCACGCGCACGCTGATTTGCGCGAACCGCTCTTTACGTTTTTGAGCAAGCGGTACACTGACCGGCAGGAAAACGATGTGCTGTTCCTGACGATGGCGGCGGATAGCCTGGTTTATCTGGATCGCAAGCGCGGCCTGTATGCGTTGCGCGCGGCGTATGACCGCAATGTCATCAATCGGAAGATGCTGGGCACGGTCAGCCAATTTGTCGCTTCCCTGGATCAGCCGGATCATCACCACCAGTATGATTTTGAAATCGAGTTGCTGGATTTTTATGAATCGGAGGCGCAAGCCGAGCGGCAGGAACGCTGGCAGCGTGCAGCCGCCGAACCCGTACAACTATATTGGGAACCTGGTTCAAAGCCGCCTACCAGCGCGCCGGAGCCGTGGCGTTTGGACGATGAGCCTGAAGCGCCGCCCGGTTACGAAGTCTCTGCGAAAGGTACCGTGCTCAATCCTGGCAAGATCGGACGCAACGATCCTTGCCCGTGTGGTTCAGGCAAGAAGTTCAAGAAATGTCACGGCACGGAGTAAATGCGGAATGCGTAAGGCGGAAGATAGCTGGTTAGCCGCAGGGTGAAAGGTATTCGCGCAAATGGAAAAAGGCCTGAAAGCTTGTGGCGAGCTTTCAGGCCTTTTCTGTTTCAGGTTGCTTGCAGTGTGAATTGCGAAATTCCGCCTTCCGCATTCAACAGTTATTGCTGTGCCGCGATGAAGCTATCAATCCGATCCTGATAAATCTTGATCTTGCCGGCATCTTCATAGCGTTTGCGCGCCGCCTTGATATATGCGTCATACGCCAAGCCCTGGCGTTCACTAACCAGCCGTTGGCGAATGTCTTCGCGTGAGGCGGCCAGCTTTGAAAGGTCGGCCTCGGTGCGCTTGGTGGCCGCAAAAACGATGTAACCAGCCGCGCCATATTTAATCGGCGCTTTGACGATTTCGCCTTCCTTCAAGGTGAAAAGCGTATTGCGCGCCTGTTGGCTGGTCTGCAAACCGCCCGCCGATTGGCCCGGGAAGGTCAGGTTGTTGAAATTGGTGTCAGTCTTGACTTCCAATCCGGCAGCCTTGGCCAAGGTTTGGAATTCCGCCGCCGTTTTGGCTTTGGTGATGAGTTCCTGGGCTTTGGCCAGCGCGAGGTTCGGTTCTTTTTCCTGCCGCAGCTTGTTCTCGACCTGATTGCGCGCCTGCTCGAAGCTCAACGCGGTGCCTTTATCGAGAATGTCTGTGGCTTGCGGGACAGCCAAGCCGCCCGTGATGCCGACCTTGTCGCCGATTTCGCCTTTCTTGAGCGTGCCGACAGCTTCTTCAAATTGCGGGCTGCTGCCGATGCCGGGC from Acidobacteriota bacterium encodes:
- a CDS encoding HaeII family restriction endonuclease; this translates as MEKFACKIYRDTRTSAHDSGVDLSTNFGVVYQIKKLKVYNQTTADNIYAELKLNFDSERLSDGNVILVIDDISKEIKNYLINMKIQSISKSDILKLASQFEDLEDREKVLRIIYEEFRREYSSTVNSRRS
- the plsY gene encoding glycerol-3-phosphate 1-O-acyltransferase PlsY, giving the protein MHSENITALILAYLLGSIPCGYLIVKFSSGSDIREVGSGGTGATNVSRKAGKGAGVLTLVLDALKGFIAVWVARWLGGDAQAGWIVAGAAVLAVIGHCFPVWLKFKAGKGVATGLGVFLAIVPWAVLASFVVFALIVWRTRYVSLGSICAAASIPLWAWLQHQFWQPVPDFVPTLTALCVAAAIIIAKHAENIQRLLAGKENKFGAARS
- a CDS encoding SpoVR family protein; this encodes MDREVNELEKALAQIWDIAVNKFDLDPFPTKFEIVPASVMYEVGSYALPGRYSHWSFGKAYHRMKTMYDFGLSKIYEVVINSNPSYAFLLETNSLLQNKLVIAHVLGHVDFFKHNAYFAPTNRRMVDDAALHARRINEYEFKYGRKTVEDFLDAVLSIEEHIDPDFYIKKNRRQRDKDEEKEVQTPNHPVGAYDDLRTREERDAAERQAKDDALKESQQPEKDLIWYIMQHSPSLQPWQRDIMSMIHDEMLYFVPQMQTKVMNEGWASYWHSRIMRELDLPTEEHLEFAELHAGVVSPHRGQLNPYYLGYKIFEDIERRWDNPTAEEREKLGRQLGQGRAKMFEVRELDNDISFLRNYLTEELCEELDLFVYELVDEEEWTVTEKRWERVRDQLVANMTNFGFPYIVVTEGDYHRNRELYLTHQYEGSELDIRYARKVLEHVFKLWGRTVHLETRVEDEPRVFHYDGEEHSED